In one Culex quinquefasciatus strain JHB chromosome 2, VPISU_Cqui_1.0_pri_paternal, whole genome shotgun sequence genomic region, the following are encoded:
- the LOC119767625 gene encoding uncharacterized protein LOC119767625 isoform X2, with the protein MRMDYGYYSPTSVYGPVYNRPTYPDDSVLGYRFGSPWQNNFKRRMLQSSSAPLFGYDSGPSSGYYYPNAGYGYGQPTALAWKHYGNRREDFTMNGDVWSSASTTTTTTPRPHRPRKSKLFVANVWG; encoded by the exons ATGCGTATGGACTACGGCTACTATTCACCCACCTCTGTCTACGGTCCCGTATATAACCGCCCCACGTATCCAGATGACAGCGTTCTGGGATATCGTTTCGGTTCCCCATGGCAAAACAACTTCAAGCGAAGAATGCTACAATCATCATCAGCACCTCTGTTTGGATACGATTCTGGCCCCAGCAGTGGCTACTACTACCCAAATGCAGGCTATGGTTACGGACAACCAACGGCACTGGCCTGGAAGCATTACGGAAATAGAAG GGAGGATTTCACGATGAACGGCGACGTTTGGAGCAGTGCCTCAACCACAACCACTACGACGCCACGGCCGCACAGGCCTAGAAAAAGTAAACTTTTCGTGGCAAACGTTTGGGGATGA
- the LOC119767625 gene encoding uncharacterized protein LOC119767625 isoform X1 codes for MMWHLPRLQVPQVVIELCCVLLLVAEVVPSSSANDGHFYRRPEYRGDSMRQIGWNSQQYPPAVESLGWLPKFQPVQSKPLMRMDYGYYSPTSVYGPVYNRPTYPDDSVLGYRFGSPWQNNFKRRMLQSSSAPLFGYDSGPSSGYYYPNAGYGYGQPTALAWKHYGNRREDFTMNGDVWSSASTTTTTTPRPHRPRKSKLFVANVWG; via the exons ATGATGTGGCATTTGCCAAGGTTGCAAGTTCCGCAAGTGGTAATTGAACTATGTTGCGTCCTGCTGCTTGTGGCAGAAGTTGTTCCTTCGAGTTCGGCAAACGACGGCCATTTCTACCGAAGGCCAGAATATCGTGGTGACAGCATGcggcaaattggatggaatag CCAACAGTATCCACCTGCTGTCGAAAGCTTAGGTTGGCTTCCCAAATTCCAGCCCGTACAAAGCAAACCATTGATGCGTATGGACTACGGCTACTATTCACCCACCTCTGTCTACGGTCCCGTATATAACCGCCCCACGTATCCAGATGACAGCGTTCTGGGATATCGTTTCGGTTCCCCATGGCAAAACAACTTCAAGCGAAGAATGCTACAATCATCATCAGCACCTCTGTTTGGATACGATTCTGGCCCCAGCAGTGGCTACTACTACCCAAATGCAGGCTATGGTTACGGACAACCAACGGCACTGGCCTGGAAGCATTACGGAAATAGAAG GGAGGATTTCACGATGAACGGCGACGTTTGGAGCAGTGCCTCAACCACAACCACTACGACGCCACGGCCGCACAGGCCTAGAAAAAGTAAACTTTTCGTGGCAAACGTTTGGGGATGA